From the Streptomyces sp. NBC_01216 genome, the window ACGCCGATGAAGATCGGGCCGATCATGTAGCGCCACAGCGGCGCCGGGTTGGCCGCCAGGACGGTCAACTGGAGGCCCAGTGTGACCGCCAGCAGCGCCGGCACGCCCGCCAGCCTCGTACGGCGGCGGAACAGCAGCACGATGGCATAGGTGGCGTAGCACCAGATCGCGCCGCGGAAGAGCAGCCACTGCAGCTGGGGCACCTTGCTCGCGCGCCACGAGAAGTCGGCGAGGGAGTGCAGCGAGTCGTTCAGCGGGCGGATCTTGAGGATCGGCCGGTACTCGCTGTTCTTGATGTCGTCGTTCCACTTGAGGTAGCTGAAGAGCGTCTTCGACGTGTGCGGGTCGCTGAGCAGCGTGTGCGCTCTGAGGTCCTCCGGCCCGGGGAAGACCGCCCAGGCGATGTGCGCACGGCACACCCGGGCGCCGATGACGACGTCCGGGGTGCGGTTCAGCACCCGTCGCCACAGCGCCATCAGTTCGTCGTTGCGCTCGGCCGCCATCGAGCGGTTCATCGGCGGCGACTCCATCGCCCAGTCGGCGTTGTAGCAGTTGCCGGCCCGGCCTCGCCAGTGGGACAGCGGCGCGATGTCCGCCATCAGCGACTTGTCCTCCTTGGTGAAGTAGCCGGGGTGCTCCTTGTACGCCACCGCGATGTCCGCGTAGAAGAAGGCGTAGACCGCGTCCTTCGGGGGCGTGGTCACACCCACCGCCGGGTAGAACACCGTGGTGAGGAACAGGAAGAGGGACACCGGCACCGCCGTCGCCGCCAGCAGCCACCGCCGCATCCGGGGCAGCGACAGCAGCAGGATCGGCGCCGCCACGACGGCGACCAGGATGCCGTTGTTGCGGAACACCGACAGGGCCAGGAAGCCGAGGAAGAGCAGGCCCATGTCGCGGTAGAAGACCCGGTCCCGTTCGGCTTGCCGGCCCCGCGCGCGGCGAGCGGCGAGCCGTCCCACCGCTGCGAAGGCCAGGATGCCGCCGATGACGAACGGCACGTCCTTCCACACGAAGATCACGAAGACGGCCGTCGGCGGCGCCACCGTCAGGGCCACCGCCGCGACCGCCGCCCAGCGCTGCCGGACGCCCCATTCCCGCAGGGTGCCCGCCGTGTAGGCGAGCACCGCCGACATGGCGATCGTCTGAGCCAGGGTCAGGACCGCCAGATCGCCCGTGGTGTTCAGCGACAGCCACACCAGGGCGTCGTAGACCACCGAATGGTTCGACTCCCAGTTCCCCGTGGTGACGTGCCAGACGTAGGTGATCGAGTCGTAGCTGAGGGCACCGGGGTAGAACGCCGCCCACCACAGCAGGAACATCACCTGGCTGGCGGCGTAGACCGCGACGGGCAGCCGCCTTCGCTCCGGGATCCGGTCCCATTGTCTGCTGAGGTACGGGACGCGCGGGAAATTCAACTCGGCTCCGCAGGCTGGTCGGTGGCGGACTAAAGGATCAGTCGAACACACTAGCCGGTTCAGACCGTCTCTCTGTCGCGCGCACGCTGCGGCGCGGCCGGTTCCTCATCCGGACGCGGTGCTACCGGGCGTTCGTCGACCGGAACCACGGGCGGGACGTCGTCCTGACCCAGGAACACCTTCCGTACGACCCGTTCCGCGGCCTGCCCGTCGTCGAACTCGCAGAACCGCTTGCGGAACTCGGCGCGGGCCTGGTCGGACTCCGTTCCCGTCCAGCGGCCGGAGGTGAAGGCATCGGTGAGCTCGGCCTCGGTGCGCAGCGTCAGACCGGGGGAGTCCACCGTGATGTCGAAGTAGCTGCCGCGGGTGGTGCGGTACACGTCCCAGTCGTTCGCGTAGATCACGATCGGCCGGTCGAGGTTCGCGTAGTCGAACATCACCGAGGAATAGTCCGTCAGCAGGCAGTCGGAGGCGAGGTACAGCTCCTCCACGGAGGGGTACGCGCTCACGTCGACGAGCCGGGCGCTGCCACTGGTGCCGCCCGCCAACAGGGTCTGCTGGGCGTAGAAGTAGTGCGCCCGGACCAGCACGGTCCACTCGTCGCCCAGGGCCTCCGCGAACCGGTCGAGGTCCAGCATCTGCTGGGGACCCTCGTGGTAGTCGCGGTGCGTCGGCGTGTACAGGACGGCCTTGGTGCCCTCGGCGAGACCGACCTTCCGGCGCGCCGCGGCCACGTCCTCGGCGGTGGCGTTCACCAGCATGTCGTTGCGCGGGTAGCCGTAGCCGAGCGGCTCGTAGTACGACGGGTACGCGCGGTCCCAGATGGCGGTGGAGAAGCTGTTGGACGTCAGGCTGTAGTCCCAGCGGTCCACGCGGTCCATCAGGCGCTGGAGGTTCATGCCGCGGCGGCCGACGGGGTACTCCGCCAGGTCGACGCCCATCCGCTTCAGCGGCGTGCCGTGGTGCGTCTGCAGGTGGACCTGGCCGGGACGCTTGACCACGTTGGAGGCGAAGTTGACGTTGTTGACGAAGTACTTGCCGCGGGCCATCGCCTTCCAGTACCCGAGCGAGCCCGGGTGGACCGTGAGGGTGCCCTTCGGCGGAACCGCGTCGGCGCCGTCCTTGACGACCCACACGGCGCGCATGCCGGGCGCGAGCTCCCGCATCTTCTCGTCGATGGCGGCGGGGTTGCAGGCGTAGCGGGCGCCCCAGTACGCCGAGAAGACCGCGACGTCCTTCTGGATGGGCAGCATCCGCTGGGCGCGGTAGTACGCCGACAGCACGCGCTTGCGGAGCTTCTTCTTGAAGCGCGTGGCCAGCGACTTCTTCTTGCGCAGCGCGTGGACGGTCTTGCGGGCCTTGGCCCGGTGCTTGCTCGGGACCAGTGTGCCCTTGGGCTTGATCTCCGCCTCGCCCTGCGGGCGGTGGGCACGGTCGGCGACCTGCCAGCGCTCGCGGAACTCGGCCCGGGAGTCGTCGGGCAGCCGGCCGGGGGAGGACTCGACGGCGCGGAAGTGGTTGACCATCCGTTCGTACATCGTCCCGCGCCACTCGCCGAACCGCGGGTTCTCGGCGAGGAACGCGAAGACCAGGTCGTACTGGTCGAAGACGTCGAAGTGCTTGCGGCTGGTGGAGTGCAGGATGCTGCCCTGACGCCGCTGGCGGTAGTAGACGCAGACCCGGTCGATCACGGAGATCGACTCGGCCGCGATCAGCACCGGGTAGGTCCAGGGGGTGTCCTCGTAGTAGCCCGTCGGGTACTGGAAGCCCCACTGCTCGATGAAGTCGCGGCGGTACGCCTTGTTCCACGCGACCTGGAGCAGCATCAGCAGCTCCGGCTGTTCCTTCAGCGAGAAGGCGCCGTGCTGAGCCGCCTTGGTCAGCACATGGGCCAGGCTGTTGGGCGTGACGCGACCGTCCCAGTGGGTACGGGAGTAGTCGAAGACGACCAGATCCGGACGGGAGGTCTCCTCGATGCGCTGGGCGATCGCGGCCAGCGCGCCGGGCAGCAGCGTGTCGTCACTGTCCAGGAAGAGCAGGTAGCTGCCCTTGGCGCGGGCCATGCCCGCGTTGCGCGCCCGGCCGAGACCGACGTTCTGCTCCAGGTGCATCGGGACGACGCGGGCATCGGCCTTCGCGTAGTCGTCGATGATCTCGCCGCACCCGTCCGGCGAACAGTCGTTGACCACGAGGAGTTCGTAGTCCTGGAACGACTGCTCCAGCACGGAGTCCAGACAGTCCCGCAGGAACGCCTCCACCTTGAAGGTGGGAACGATGATGCTGAACAGGGGCGATTCGGAAGCGGAGGATTGCGTCTGTGTCATCTCAATACCGTGGAATCTGACGTGGGAGACAGGGGCTTGGCTGTCTGATCAGCGCTGACTCGTGGACAGGGCATAGCCGAGAAGAGTGCGTATGGTTCCCGGCCGGCGCCGGCGTAGCGCTCCGGGGACCATGCTCAGCGCGTGCAGTCTCATGGACAGGTGGCGCCGGGCGGCGCGTGCCGCCTTGGGCCAGCCGTGGTGGTCGAGCTGGTCGGCGACGTCGAGGAAGAAGCGACGGGCCTCACCGAACCGGGCGCCGGACGCGGCCTCACCCGAGGAGAGGCTCGCGGAGTGTCTGCGGTACCGGAAGGCCGGTGTCGGGTCGACGACCAGCTTCTCGCCCCGTCGGACGATCTCGACGATCAGCGCCAGGTCCTGGATGACCGAGAGGTCCTCCCGGAAGCTGATCTCCTTGACGATGTCCGCGCGCCAGCAGATCGACGGGAAGTACAGCCAGTTGCCGCTGAGCAGGTTCGCTGCGAGCGGCTCGCCGGAGAGTACCCGCCGGCCGGTGCCCTTGGGCGCGTACAGCCGTCGCTTCACCTCGTCGATGAGGGTGGTCGACGGCGTGCCGTTCTCGTCGATGACCTGGACGCCCGGCTGGTAGATCGCCGCGTCGGGGACCGCCGCGACGGCCTCGCGGACCGTCGCCACGTAGTCCGGCAGCAGGATGTCGTCGCTGCCGAGCATGGTGAAGTGCGAGGACTCGACCAGGTCCACGCACTTGCGGAAGTTCTTGGTGATACCGAGGTTCCGCTCGTTGCGGAGGTAGCGCACGCGGCTGTCGCCGAGGGAGGCGAACCACTCGGGTACGCCCTCCTCCTTGCCGTCGTCGACGACGGTCAGCCGCCAGTCCTCGTCTGTCTGGTCGAGCACACTGCGCACGGCCGCCTGGAGGAGCCCGGTGTCGCCGTAGTGGGGAAGCATGATGTCGAGGGTGTCCACCGCCGTCACCTGCTCTTCCCGGCCGGGCCCAGCGCGGACCGCCGGCTCAGCGCGAGCAGCAGGATCATGCCGATGCGGCCGAGGTACAGGGTGGCCTTCCACGGGGACTGGCTGGGGGTGCCGGTCGCGCGGGGACGCATGGAGACCGGGACCTGTTCGATGCGGTAACCGGCCCGGACCACGGCGATGGTGCTCTCGACGGTGTCGCCGAGGTACTCCACGGGGTACCAGTGCGCGAACACGTCGATCAGGTCGCGGTTGCAGGCGCGGAAGCCGGAGGTCACGTCCGTCAGCTTCGAGCGGGCCATCCGGGAGAGCCAGAACGCGAGGACGAGCATCGCCCACTTGCGCGGGCCGCGGGTCTCGTAGGAGCCGGTGCCGGCGAAGCGGGCGCCGATGACGAGGTCCGAGTGGCTCAGGCGGTCCAGGAGTTCGGGCACGTTGCGCGGGTCGTGCTGGCCGTCGGCGTCGACCTGGATGGCCACGTCGTAGCCGCGGTCGTGCGCGAAGCGGTATCCGGCGCGCATGGCGCCGCCCACGCCGAGGTTGTACGGGAGGGTCATGACCGCCGCGCCCGCGGCGCGTGCCACGGCGGCGGTACCGTCCGCCGAGCCGTCGTCGACGACCAGGACGTCGACCCCCGGAAGCGTGGTCTGGACTTCCTTCACGACATCGGCCACACCGGCGGCCTCGTTCCACGCGGGCATGATGATCAGCACCCGCTTGCCGTCGATCACTTGCCGCCCCCCTGTTCGGTCACGCCGGCCGTCCGCGCGTCCGCCAGCTGCGCCCGGAGGTCCTGGACGTCCATGCGCAGCAGGGCCACCTCCTCCGCCAGTGTCCGGCTCTCCTCCTCTATGTGGCCCGCTTCCCAGCTCAGCTGGAGGCAGACGACGAAGAGGAACGCCACGCTCAGGAACAGGATGAGGCTGACACCCGAGGCGACGCCGACCGCACGGGCCACCGAGTCGAGCATGGAGGGGAAGAAGCCGAGCGGGATGATCACCAGGCCGGTGATCATCCAGAGGAACGCGTACTTCTCCTTGAGCTTCCTCCGGCGCAGCAGCTCGACGATGCACGCGACCAGAATGACTCCGGTTACCGAAGTCAGCATCCACAACTTCACGCTGCGCTCCGGTGTATCGGACGACTCATGGAAAGGGCCTGTCTACTCTTCCGGGGTGGGCGGCCGGAGGAATAGCCGCCTGATTGCAGTCCACTGTCCGCCGCGGTGGTTACGGAGAGTGAGGGAATGGTGATCATTCCTATGAGTGCACCGAACGGTAGCCTACACGAGAGCGAAGAACGAGAATCATGCTGGTGACCACGGAGAGCGCCCCCGCCGTATAGGCGATCTCGACCCTGCTCCGCAGCTCGAGCGGACTGAGAGTAATCGCGATCAGGACGACCGTTCCGATCGCCCACGCGACCAGCTGCTGCCGTGCGGCACCGCTCGTCAGCAAGGCCTGGCCCAGCACCATGGCCAGCAAGTACAGCGTCGTGCCCAGCGAGAGCCACACGAAGTCGACAGGACCGAGGACGTCCGGCGCGCCGAAGAGGGACGGCAGCAGCACCGGTCCCAGCACCACCGCGCCGAGGCCGCACGCGGCGCCCAGGCCGGCCGTGAACGCGGAGGCCCGCAACAGCAACCGACGGTAACCGCCCGTGTCCCCCTCGGCCGCCGCGGTCGAAAGACCGGCCAGCAGCGAGGCCTGGAAGGCGCCGAAGGCGAAGACGGGCACACGGGCCAGCACGAGGGCCGCCAGCAGGGCGGTCACCAGCTCGTTGTCGTTCGTGGAGATCAGCTTGGTGCTGATCACGGCGACGTTGACGAGGAGCTGGGCCAGCAGGGTCGAGCCGACCAGAAGACCGAGGTGCTCGATGAGCTCCCGCCACTCGGCCGTGGAACCCGCGTTCGACCCACGGATCACGGGCGGCAGCGTGACCAGCACCGACACCAGCGGCGCCACCGTCATCACCGCCGCGAAGAGCAGTGCGGAGTCGACCCCCGCCAGAGCCAGCGCCACGGACAGCACGATCCGCAGGACGCCGTCGACACCGAGCTGGAGCCCGTACGCCTCGAACCGGCCGAGCCCCGCCAGGACGCCACGGGTCACATGGGCGCAGGCCAGCGCCGCGAAGGCGCCACCCAGCGCGACGACCAGGCCCGTGTCCCCGTGGAAGAAGACGTCCGCGAGCTGACGGCCGAAGACCGCGAGCGGCAGCAGCACCACGGCCAGCAGGCCGACGGCGAGCGTGGCGCCTCGGCGCAGTACCGGCAGCGCCCCGTCGCCCGACACCGTGCGGCCCGCGACCACCCGCGTGATCTCCTGCTCGACCGGGAAGAACAGCCCCAGTCCGATGGAGGCCACGACCGTCCACAGGACCGAGAAGCTCGCCATGGTGTCCACGGGGAGCGAGTGGCCCGCCGCCGCCAGGTGCACGTAGTTCGCCACCCCGAGCACGGCGGTGCCCGCCCCGACGAAGGCGGTGCCTCGCGGCAGGGCGGTGGTGATGCGGTCGAGCAGACTCACCGGGCGGGCCGTCCGCCCTCGGTCATCACGCGCAGCGCCTCGGTGAGCTGGTCACGCCAGTGGGGCTGGACGGCGACGCCCGTTTCGGCCCACCGGTCGTGCGCCAGCACGCTGTACGAGGGGCGCCTGGCCGGCCGGACGAACTTCTCCGAGGTCGTCGGACGGACCCGCTCCGGGTCCAGCCCGGACAGCTCGAACGCGGCTCGCGCCAGGTCGAACCAGGTTCCCGTCCCGCTCGCGGTGCCGTGGTACACCCCCGCGGGGGCACCCCCGGCCACCGCCGCCTCGCCCAGGTCTCGCAGCTGGCGGGCGAGTGCACGCGTCCACGTCGGCTGGCCGCGCTGGTCGTCGACCACGTCGACGGTCTCGTGCCGTTCCGCCAGGCCCAGCATCGTGGAGACGAAGTTGCGGCCGTGCGCGCCGTAGAGCCACGCCGTGCGCACCACGTAGCCTCGGTCCGGAAGCAGCTCGGCGACGGCCACCTCGCCCGCCAGCTTGCCGCGGCCGTAGGAGTTGACCGGAGAGGTCGGGGCGTCGTGCGGATACGGCCGGTCGGCGTCCCCGGGGAACACGTAGTCCGTGGAGACCTGCAGCAGGATCGTGCCCTCCTCGGCACAGGCCCGTGCGAGGACCCGTACCGCGTCCCCGTTGACCCGGGTCGCCGCGGCCTCGTCGGCCTCGGCGCCGTCGACGTCGGTCCAGGCGGCCGCGTTGACCACGACGTCCTGGCCGGCGACCGCGGCACGGACGGCCACCGGGTCGGTGATGTCCAGGTCTCCGCGGGTGTGCGCGGTGACGGTGCGCGTCCCGCCGTCCCGCAGGACCTCGTCCAGGTCGTGGCCGAGCATGCCGCCCGCACCGGTGATCAGCCAGCGGTTCATGCGGAGAGCGCCGCCTTCGTCTTGAGCGGCTCCCACCACGAGCGGTTGTCGCGGTACCAGTCGACGGTGGCCGCGAGACCCCGCTCGAAGCCGACGAGCGGGGTGTAGCCGAGCTCCTCCTGGATCTTGGCGATCGACAGGGAGTAGCGCAGGTCGTGACCCTTGCGGTCGGTCACATGCTCGACCATGTCCCAGCCGGCTCCACAGGCGTCGAGGAGCATGCCGGTCAGTTCCTTGTTCGTCACCTCGGTGCCGCCGCCGATGTGGTACACCTCACCGGCCCGGCCGCCGCGCAGCGCCATCTCGATGCCCCGGCAGTGGTCCGAGACGTGCAGCCAGTCGCGGACGTTCAGGCCCTCGCCGTAGAGCGGGACCTTCTTCCCGTCCAGCAGGTTCGTCACGAACAGCGGGATCATCTTCTCCGGGAAGTGGTACTGCCCGTAGTTGTTGGAGCAGCGCGTCACGACGACGTCCATGCCGTGCGTCCGGTGGTACGACAGTGCCAGCAGGTCGGAGCCCGCCTTGGACGCCGAGTACGGCGAGTTCGGGGCGAGCGGCCAGTCCTCGGTCCACGAGCCCTCGGCGATCGAGCCGTAGACCTCGTCGGTGGAGACGTGCACGAAGCGGCCCACGCCGTGGCGCCTGGCCGCGTCCAGCAGGACCTGCGTGCCCAGCACGTTCGTCGTCACGAAGGGCGACGCGTCCATGATCGAACGGTCCACGTGTGACTCGGCCGCGAAGTGCACCACGGCGTCCTGTCCGCGCATCACGTCGTCGACGACCGCCGCGTCCCGGATGTCACCGCGGACGAACGTGTAGCCCGGCTCGCCGGCCACCGGCGCGAGGTTCGCCTCGTTGCCCGAGTACGTCAGGTTGTCCAGGACCGTGACACGGGCGCCGTCGCCCGAGGGCAGTTCTCCGAGCAGGAGAGCGCGCACGAATTGAGAACCGATGAAGCCGGCGCCGCCGGTGACGAGAATCTTCATAAGGGACGCCATTCTATGGGCTCCCCACCGCCCCGGTCCGTCGGCCGGGCTCCGCGTGCTGTCGTAGGCTGCGGGACCATGCGCGGAATTCTGCTTGCCGGTGGTACCGGCTCCCGACTGTGGCCGATCACCCGAGCCGTGTCGAAGCAACTCATGCCGGTCTTCGACAAGCCGATGATCTACTACCCCCTGTCGACGCTCGTCATGGCGGGACTGCGGGACATCCTGGTCATCACCGGTCCGGACGAGCGCCCCCAGTTCGAGCGCCTGCTCGGTGACGGTTCGGACTTCGGCCTGAACATCGAGTTCGCCACGCAGGACCGCCCCGCCGGCATCGCCGAGGCATTCGTCATCGGCGAGGAGTTCATCGGCGACGAGCCCGTCGCGCTGATCCTGGGCGACAACATCTTCCACGGCGTCGGCCTCGGCCGGCAGCTGGCCACCTTCCAGCGCCCCGAAGGCGGGGTGGTCTTCGCCCACGCCGTGTCCGACCCCTCCGCCTACGGCGTCGTCGACTTCGACGAGCAGGGCCGCGCCCGCTCCATCGAGGAGAAGCCCGCCCGCCCCAGATCCCGCTACGCGGTGCCGGGCCTCTACTTCTACGACAGCCGCGTCGTCGAGATCGCCAAGGGGCTCGAACCGAGCGCCCGCGGCGAGCTGGAGATCACGGACGTCAACAAGTACTACCTCGAGCGCGGCGAACTCCAGGTCTCCGTCCTCGACCGCGGCACCGTCTGGCTGGACACCGGCACCTTCCAGTCCCTCGTCCAGGCGTCCGAGTACGTCCGGGTCGTCGAGGAGCGCCAGGGCATGAAGATCGGCTGCCTCGAGGAGGCCGCCTGGCGGGCCGGATTCATCGACGACGC encodes:
- a CDS encoding DUF2304 domain-containing protein; protein product: MLTSVTGVILVACIVELLRRRKLKEKYAFLWMITGLVIIPLGFFPSMLDSVARAVGVASGVSLILFLSVAFLFVVCLQLSWEAGHIEEESRTLAEEVALLRMDVQDLRAQLADARTAGVTEQGGGK
- a CDS encoding glycosyltransferase family 2 protein; this encodes MIDGKRVLIIMPAWNEAAGVADVVKEVQTTLPGVDVLVVDDGSADGTAAVARAAGAAVMTLPYNLGVGGAMRAGYRFAHDRGYDVAIQVDADGQHDPRNVPELLDRLSHSDLVIGARFAGTGSYETRGPRKWAMLVLAFWLSRMARSKLTDVTSGFRACNRDLIDVFAHWYPVEYLGDTVESTIAVVRAGYRIEQVPVSMRPRATGTPSQSPWKATLYLGRIGMILLLALSRRSALGPAGKSR
- the rfbD gene encoding dTDP-4-dehydrorhamnose reductase — encoded protein: MNRWLITGAGGMLGHDLDEVLRDGGTRTVTAHTRGDLDITDPVAVRAAVAGQDVVVNAAAWTDVDGAEADEAAATRVNGDAVRVLARACAEEGTILLQVSTDYVFPGDADRPYPHDAPTSPVNSYGRGKLAGEVAVAELLPDRGYVVRTAWLYGAHGRNFVSTMLGLAERHETVDVVDDQRGQPTWTRALARQLRDLGEAAVAGGAPAGVYHGTASGTGTWFDLARAAFELSGLDPERVRPTTSEKFVRPARRPSYSVLAHDRWAETGVAVQPHWRDQLTEALRVMTEGGRPAR
- a CDS encoding lipopolysaccharide biosynthesis protein; translation: MSLLDRITTALPRGTAFVGAGTAVLGVANYVHLAAAGHSLPVDTMASFSVLWTVVASIGLGLFFPVEQEITRVVAGRTVSGDGALPVLRRGATLAVGLLAVVLLPLAVFGRQLADVFFHGDTGLVVALGGAFAALACAHVTRGVLAGLGRFEAYGLQLGVDGVLRIVLSVALALAGVDSALLFAAVMTVAPLVSVLVTLPPVIRGSNAGSTAEWRELIEHLGLLVGSTLLAQLLVNVAVISTKLISTNDNELVTALLAALVLARVPVFAFGAFQASLLAGLSTAAAEGDTGGYRRLLLRASAFTAGLGAACGLGAVVLGPVLLPSLFGAPDVLGPVDFVWLSLGTTLYLLAMVLGQALLTSGAARQQLVAWAIGTVVLIAITLSPLELRSRVEIAYTAGALSVVTSMILVLRSRVGYRSVHS
- a CDS encoding glycosyltransferase family 2 protein, with the protein product MDTLDIMLPHYGDTGLLQAAVRSVLDQTDEDWRLTVVDDGKEEGVPEWFASLGDSRVRYLRNERNLGITKNFRKCVDLVESSHFTMLGSDDILLPDYVATVREAVAAVPDAAIYQPGVQVIDENGTPSTTLIDEVKRRLYAPKGTGRRVLSGEPLAANLLSGNWLYFPSICWRADIVKEISFREDLSVIQDLALIVEIVRRGEKLVVDPTPAFRYRRHSASLSSGEAASGARFGEARRFFLDVADQLDHHGWPKAARAARRHLSMRLHALSMVPGALRRRRPGTIRTLLGYALSTSQR
- the rfbB gene encoding dTDP-glucose 4,6-dehydratase is translated as MKILVTGGAGFIGSQFVRALLLGELPSGDGARVTVLDNLTYSGNEANLAPVAGEPGYTFVRGDIRDAAVVDDVMRGQDAVVHFAAESHVDRSIMDASPFVTTNVLGTQVLLDAARRHGVGRFVHVSTDEVYGSIAEGSWTEDWPLAPNSPYSASKAGSDLLALSYHRTHGMDVVVTRCSNNYGQYHFPEKMIPLFVTNLLDGKKVPLYGEGLNVRDWLHVSDHCRGIEMALRGGRAGEVYHIGGGTEVTNKELTGMLLDACGAGWDMVEHVTDRKGHDLRYSLSIAKIQEELGYTPLVGFERGLAATVDWYRDNRSWWEPLKTKAALSA
- a CDS encoding DUF6020 family protein; the protein is MNFPRVPYLSRQWDRIPERRRLPVAVYAASQVMFLLWWAAFYPGALSYDSITYVWHVTTGNWESNHSVVYDALVWLSLNTTGDLAVLTLAQTIAMSAVLAYTAGTLREWGVRQRWAAVAAVALTVAPPTAVFVIFVWKDVPFVIGGILAFAAVGRLAARRARGRQAERDRVFYRDMGLLFLGFLALSVFRNNGILVAVVAAPILLLSLPRMRRWLLAATAVPVSLFLFLTTVFYPAVGVTTPPKDAVYAFFYADIAVAYKEHPGYFTKEDKSLMADIAPLSHWRGRAGNCYNADWAMESPPMNRSMAAERNDELMALWRRVLNRTPDVVIGARVCRAHIAWAVFPGPEDLRAHTLLSDPHTSKTLFSYLKWNDDIKNSEYRPILKIRPLNDSLHSLADFSWRASKVPQLQWLLFRGAIWCYATYAIVLLFRRRTRLAGVPALLAVTLGLQLTVLAANPAPLWRYMIGPIFIGVLVLPLIKAKPRFGGPSHRTPATTEKKTDREPEPEPEPVY
- a CDS encoding bifunctional glycosyltransferase/CDP-glycerol:glycerophosphate glycerophosphotransferase, which codes for MTQTQSSASESPLFSIIVPTFKVEAFLRDCLDSVLEQSFQDYELLVVNDCSPDGCGEIIDDYAKADARVVPMHLEQNVGLGRARNAGMARAKGSYLLFLDSDDTLLPGALAAIAQRIEETSRPDLVVFDYSRTHWDGRVTPNSLAHVLTKAAQHGAFSLKEQPELLMLLQVAWNKAYRRDFIEQWGFQYPTGYYEDTPWTYPVLIAAESISVIDRVCVYYRQRRQGSILHSTSRKHFDVFDQYDLVFAFLAENPRFGEWRGTMYERMVNHFRAVESSPGRLPDDSRAEFRERWQVADRAHRPQGEAEIKPKGTLVPSKHRAKARKTVHALRKKKSLATRFKKKLRKRVLSAYYRAQRMLPIQKDVAVFSAYWGARYACNPAAIDEKMRELAPGMRAVWVVKDGADAVPPKGTLTVHPGSLGYWKAMARGKYFVNNVNFASNVVKRPGQVHLQTHHGTPLKRMGVDLAEYPVGRRGMNLQRLMDRVDRWDYSLTSNSFSTAIWDRAYPSYYEPLGYGYPRNDMLVNATAEDVAAARRKVGLAEGTKAVLYTPTHRDYHEGPQQMLDLDRFAEALGDEWTVLVRAHYFYAQQTLLAGGTSGSARLVDVSAYPSVEELYLASDCLLTDYSSVMFDYANLDRPIVIYANDWDVYRTTRGSYFDITVDSPGLTLRTEAELTDAFTSGRWTGTESDQARAEFRKRFCEFDDGQAAERVVRKVFLGQDDVPPVVPVDERPVAPRPDEEPAAPQRARDRETV
- the rfbA gene encoding glucose-1-phosphate thymidylyltransferase RfbA, with the protein product MRGILLAGGTGSRLWPITRAVSKQLMPVFDKPMIYYPLSTLVMAGLRDILVITGPDERPQFERLLGDGSDFGLNIEFATQDRPAGIAEAFVIGEEFIGDEPVALILGDNIFHGVGLGRQLATFQRPEGGVVFAHAVSDPSAYGVVDFDEQGRARSIEEKPARPRSRYAVPGLYFYDSRVVEIAKGLEPSARGELEITDVNKYYLERGELQVSVLDRGTVWLDTGTFQSLVQASEYVRVVEERQGMKIGCLEEAAWRAGFIDDAQLRALAEPLTKSGYGDYLLNLLAYEA